From Lagenorhynchus albirostris chromosome 15, mLagAlb1.1, whole genome shotgun sequence, one genomic window encodes:
- the LOC132505053 gene encoding signal-regulatory protein beta-1-like, with protein sequence MPIPVSLSNHPPPCLLLTLLLGLTGVAGEDELQVIQPGGSVSVAAGETATLRCDVTSLLPVGPVKWFRGTGPGRELIYSLKGAPFPRVTTVADITRRNNMDFSIHISNITPADTGMYYCVKFKKASPDVEVKSGPGTHLTVSAKPSPPVVSGPTVRVTPEQTVSFTCKSHGFTPRNISLKWFKNGNELSASQTDVEPEGNKVSYSISSTTKVVLAPGDVRSQVICEVTHITLQGDPPLRGTANLSETIRVPPTLMITQHPMVGNQVNITCQVNKFYPQRLQLTWLENGNVSRIDMASTLIENKDGTFNRTSWLVVNSSAHREAVLLTCQVEHDGQPAVTKNDIVESSAPQKNQDADECIGPELSSPLLVVLLLGPKVLLVVGVSVIFVYRKHWA encoded by the exons GAGTGGCAGGTGAGGACGAGCTGCAGGTGATTCAGCCTGGCGGGTCAGTTTCAGTTGCAGCAGGAGAGACGGCCACTCTGCGCTGCGACGTGACCTCCCTGCTCCCCGTGGGGCCCGTCAAGTGGTTCAGGGGCACAGGGCCAGGCCGGGAGTTAATCTACAGTCTCAAAGGAGCCCCCTTCCCTCGAGTAACAACTGTTGCAGATATTACAAGGAGAAACAACATGGACTTTTCCATCCACATCAGTAACATCACGCCAGCAGACACCGGTATGTACTACTGTGTGAAGTTCAAGAAAGCAAGCCCTGACGTGGAGGTTAAGTCTGGACCAGGCACTCATCTCACTGTGAGTG CCAAACCCTCTCCTCCTGTGGTATCAGGCCCCACAGTGAGGGTCACACCTGAGCAGACAGTGAGCTTCACCTGCAAATCCCACGGGTTCACCCCCAGAAACATCTCCCTGAAATGGTTCAAAAATGGCAATGAGCTCTCAGCCTCCCAGACCGACGTGGAACCAGAGGGAAACAAAGTTTCCTACAGCATCTCGAGCACAACCAAGGTGGTGCTGGCCCCAGGGGATGTTCGCTCCCAGGTCATCTGCGAAGTGACCCACATCACCCTGCAGGGAGACCCTCCTCTTCGTGGGACAGCCAACTTGTCTGAGACCATCCGAG TTCCGCCTACCTTGATGATTACCCAACACCCCATGGTGGGGAACCAGGTGAATATCACCTGCCAGGTGAACAAGTTCTACCCCCAGCGCCTACAGCTGACCTGGTTGGAGAACGGAAATGTGTCCCGAATAGACATGGCCTCGACCCTCATAGAGAACAAGGACGGGACCTTTAACCGGACGAGCTGGCTCGTGGTGAACTCATCTGCCCACAGGGAGGCTGTGCTGCTCACCTGCCAGGTGGAGCATGACGGACAGCCGGCGGTCACCAAAAACGACATCGTGGAGTCCTCTGCTCCCCAGAAGAACCAGGATGCAGATGAATGTATTG GCCCAGAGCTGTCTTCTCCTCTCCTGGTAGTTCTCCTCCTAGGCCCCAAGGTGCTGTTGGTGGTCGGTGTCTCTGTCATCTTTGTCTACAGGAAGCATTGGGCCTGA